In Gigantopelta aegis isolate Gae_Host chromosome 14, Gae_host_genome, whole genome shotgun sequence, the following proteins share a genomic window:
- the LOC121388240 gene encoding coiled-coil domain-containing protein 113-like, whose product MESDRGSVETTDTVDNPLQDLTNEQLYQLVEETARANEVLAAETQMFERFLKRVEPIKDIIGPTQQASVASVTSQAEVRGSRRRSKSRSSTTDRLLKLTAEQKCDIAQREIEELRDEIERLNEESEKVLDTYKAIMEEADLRLAEIKKESYEFDRDIVKGAVNQRTAKVIAEKVIRYFEDRLRARDTLIEKLRLKNSTLKVQKKKLHLQLKQKEEMGEVLHEVDFNQLKIENQQYLEKIDERNQDLLRLKLMAGNTLQVLNIYKKKLHTLTMESERLDTEITSRNELLKRIDSETKTVEVERAKAESINRKLRQELADYRVPDVMQYVQEKADLYEIKKKVKSWERKVEIADMALKTHRKTWNQIQRGSGLSEPWRIA is encoded by the exons ATGGAGTCGGATAGAGGAAGTGTCGAAACGACCGACACAGTAGATAATCCTCTACAGGATCTTACCAATGAACAGTTATATCAGTTGGTGGAGGAAACAGC ccgAGCCAATGAAGTGCTGGCTGCAGAAACCCAAATGTTTGAGAGGTTTCTCAAACGAGTGGAACCTATCAAAGACATTATTGGCCCCACACAACAGGCCTCTGTTGCATCCGTTACGTCACAGGCAGAGGTTCGCGGTTCCAGGAGACGGTCCAAATCTCGCAGCAGTACCACGGACAGATTGTTAAAGTTAACAGCGGAACAGAAATGCGACATTGCCCAGAGAGAAATTGAAGAGCTTAGGGATGAAATTGAACGACTGAACGAAGAATCTGAGAAAGTTTTGGATACATACAAG gCTATAATGGAAGAAGCCGATCTCCGGTTagctgaaataaagaaagaatcaTATGAATTTGACCGAGATATTGTCAAGGGAGCTGTCAATCAACGGACAGCCAAAGTGATTGCAGAGAAAGTCATTCGATACTTTGAAGACCGGCTAAGAGCTCGG GACACACTGATTGAAAAGTTACGTCTCAAAAATTCGACTCTAAAAGTGCAGAAGAAAAAGTTACATTTGCAGTTAAAACAG AAAGAAGAAATGGGTGAAGTGTTGCATGAGGTTGATTTCAACCAGCTGAAGATCGAGAATCAGCAGTATCTGGAGAAGATAGACGAGAGAAACCAGGATCTGTTACGGCTCAAACTGATGGCGGGAAACACATTACAAGTCTTAAATATATACAAG aAAAAGCTTCACACACTAACGATGGAATCAGAAAGACTTGATACCGAGATAACATCGAGGAATGAACTCCTCAAGAGGATTGATTCAGAGACAAAAACTGTTGAAGTG gagAGAGCAAAAGCGGAGTCTATAAACCGGAAATTGCGCCAGGAGCTGGCCGACTACCGAGTGCCGGATGTGATGCAGTACGTGCAGGAGAAAGCCGACCTGTACGAGATCAAGAAGAAAGTCAAGAGCTGGGAGAGGAAAGTGGAAATTGCAGAC ATGGCTCTAAAAACCCACCGGAAGACTTGGAATCAGATACAAAGAGGGAGTGGCTTGTCGGAGCCTTGGAGGATCGCATAA